The following are from one region of the Muntiacus reevesi chromosome 3, mMunRee1.1, whole genome shotgun sequence genome:
- the PPP1CB gene encoding serine/threonine-protein phosphatase PP1-beta catalytic subunit translates to MADGELNVDSLITRLLEVRGCRPGKIVQMTEAEVRGLCIKSREIFLSQPILLELEAPLKICGDIHGQYTDLLRLFEYGGFPPEANYLFLGDYVDRGKQSLETICLLLAYKIKYPENFFLLRGNHECASINRIYGFYDECKRRFNIKLWKTFTDCFNCLPIAAIVDEKIFCCHGGLSPDLQSMEQIRRIMRPTDVPDTGLLCDLLWSDPDKDVQGWGENDRGVSFTFGADVVSKFLNRHDLDLICRAHQVVEDGYEFFAKRQLVTLFSAPNYCGEFDNAGGMMSVDETLMCSFQILKPSEKKAKYQYGGLNSGRPVTPPRTANPPKKR, encoded by the exons ATGGCGGACGGGGAGCTGAACGTGGACAGTCTCATTACCCGACTGCTGGAGG TACGAGGATGTCGTCCAGGAAAAATTGTACAGATGACTGAAGCAGAAGTTAGGGGCTTATGTATCAAGTCTCGGGAGATCTTTCTCAGCCAGCCTATTCTTTTGGAGTTGGAAGCACCACTGAAAATTTGTG gaGATATTCATGGACAGTATACAGATTTACTGCGATTATTTGAATATGGGGGTTTCCCCCCAGAAGCCAACTATCTTTTCTTAGGAGATTATGTGGACAGAGGAAAGCAGTCTTTGGAAACAATCTGCTTGCTGTTGGCTTATAAAATCAAATATCCAGAAAACTTCTTTCTCTTAAGAGGAAACCATGAGTGTGCTAGCATCAATCGCATTTATGGATTCTATGATGaat GCAAACGAAGATTTAATATTAAGTTGTGGAAGACCTTCACTGATTGTTTCAACTGTCTGCCTATAGCTGCCATTGTGGATGAGAAGATCTTCTGTTGTCATGGAG GACTGTCCCCAGACCTGCAATCTATGGAGCAGATACGGAGAATTATGAGACCCACTGATGTCCCTGATACAG GTTTGCTGTGTGATTTGCTGTGGTCTGACCCAGATAAGGATGTGCAAGGGTGGGGAGAAAATGACCGTGGTGTTTCCTTCACTTTTGGAGCTGATGTAGTCAGTAAATTTCTGAATCGTCATGATTTAGACTTGATTTGTCGAGCTCATCAG GTTGTGGAAGATGGGTATGAATTCTTTGCTAAGCGACAATTGGTAACCCTGTTTTCagccccaaattactgtggcgaGTTTGATAATGCTGGTGGAATGATGAGTGTGGATGAAACTTTGATGTGTTCGTTTCAG ATATTGAAACCATCTGAAAAGAAAGCTAAGTACCAATATGGTGGACTGAACTCAGGACGTCCTGTCACTCCACCTCGAACAGCTAATCCACCGAAGAAAAGGTGA